A window of Nitrospinota bacterium contains these coding sequences:
- a CDS encoding N-acetylmuramoyl-L-alanine amidase: protein MKISQIFAAILLAVFISSGYADAAPDRSVAAYKQAADYYHKLGGANKNVSRRELERNLEMFKAIYKKYPRGAKTPEALFMSGQLHGDLYTRYHRKVDKQNALTIYRVLVRTYPDHALADDALYNSGELRLKDGDKVEAVSDFRGLLSWFPKGDRVAVAKTMIDRLQGEIRSAKYALPKVKVKSAPDAEASAELDFKRVRYWANDSYARVVLDMGKRIHYKIERDEAQNRIIVDLLGAQGAGSFEKSITPPSGLVQSIEIGSPNHEISRVIIALKSGGSYSTMELSNPERIVIDINTDKESAPVEVSAFPAQETAQSAAQPLDQPAANQADSLKAEAQKPAIVAKGLSAPKVGVDLNAPVINPLPPVTAAAGTAGDALADLAADDAGLAEAGLIDSATPVEPTAPHQSKDVKKASFAPIPDSKTRTIVIDPGHGGKDPGAIGRGGLREKDVALDIALRLEKLLKTNCNCRVLLTRSTDIFIPLEERTAFANTNDADLFISIHANSSKKRNVSGVETYFLSPARSKDEGYVAAQENMMNMESDNEDTNDLAFILYDMQSTDKINESSRMAAMVQHAVVKGLKPGHRPYDHGVKQAMFYVLHGARMPSVLVETSFISNAKEEKLLRNAAYRQKIAEGIADGVTDYRRETQMAFLAN, encoded by the coding sequence ATGAAAATCAGTCAAATATTTGCCGCCATTCTGCTTGCCGTCTTTATATCAAGCGGTTATGCCGATGCCGCTCCTGACCGCTCGGTGGCCGCCTATAAACAAGCGGCGGATTACTATCACAAACTGGGGGGGGCTAACAAAAATGTGAGCCGCCGGGAACTCGAAAGAAATCTTGAGATGTTCAAGGCGATTTACAAAAAATATCCGCGAGGCGCCAAGACCCCCGAAGCTCTTTTCATGTCCGGCCAGTTGCATGGAGACTTGTACACCCGCTATCACCGGAAAGTCGACAAACAAAACGCCCTGACGATATACCGTGTATTGGTACGCACCTATCCGGATCATGCGCTGGCCGACGACGCGCTTTACAATTCCGGCGAACTCCGGCTGAAGGATGGCGATAAAGTTGAGGCCGTTTCCGATTTTCGGGGTCTGCTTAGCTGGTTCCCCAAAGGGGACCGGGTGGCGGTGGCTAAAACGATGATCGACAGGCTGCAAGGCGAAATCCGCAGCGCCAAATACGCCCTCCCCAAAGTGAAAGTAAAAAGTGCGCCGGATGCGGAAGCGTCCGCCGAATTGGATTTCAAGCGGGTACGCTATTGGGCCAACGACAGTTACGCCCGCGTGGTTTTGGACATGGGCAAGCGGATTCATTACAAAATCGAGCGTGACGAGGCGCAAAACCGGATTATTGTGGATCTCCTCGGCGCCCAGGGGGCGGGTTCGTTCGAAAAATCAATCACTCCCCCGAGCGGTTTGGTGCAATCAATCGAGATCGGTTCGCCCAACCACGAAATCAGCCGCGTGATAATAGCCCTGAAATCGGGGGGAAGTTACAGCACCATGGAACTCTCCAACCCGGAACGGATCGTGATCGATATCAATACCGACAAGGAATCGGCGCCCGTCGAGGTATCCGCGTTTCCCGCGCAAGAGACGGCACAAAGCGCCGCCCAACCCCTTGACCAACCGGCGGCGAATCAAGCCGACAGTTTGAAGGCCGAGGCCCAAAAGCCGGCCATCGTGGCGAAAGGTTTGTCGGCTCCCAAAGTGGGGGTTGACCTGAATGCGCCGGTTATCAATCCGCTTCCGCCGGTTACTGCCGCCGCGGGAACCGCCGGAGACGCCTTGGCCGATTTAGCCGCCGATGATGCGGGGTTGGCGGAGGCGGGGCTTATCGACAGCGCAACGCCAGTTGAGCCGACCGCTCCCCACCAGTCCAAAGATGTTAAAAAAGCGAGCTTTGCGCCGATACCCGACTCTAAAACCAGGACGATCGTAATTGATCCCGGCCACGGCGGCAAAGACCCGGGGGCCATCGGACGCGGCGGTCTGCGGGAAAAAGATGTTGCGCTTGATATCGCCTTGCGGCTTGAAAAGTTGCTGAAAACAAACTGCAACTGCCGCGTTCTTCTCACCCGCAGCACCGACATCTTTATTCCGTTGGAAGAGCGGACCGCTTTTGCCAACACCAATGATGCCGATCTCTTTATTTCGATCCATGCCAACAGCAGCAAAAAGCGGAACGTCAGCGGCGTGGAAACCTATTTTCTCAGCCCCGCCCGCAGCAAAGACGAAGGATATGTGGCGGCCCAGGAAAACATGATGAATATGGAGAGCGACAACGAAGATACCAACGACCTCGCCTTTATACTTTATGACATGCAAAGCACCGATAAAATAAATGAATCGAGCCGGATGGCGGCGATGGTGCAACATGCGGTGGTTAAGGGGCTAAAACCCGGCCACCGCCCGTATGACCACGGCGTGAAACAGGCGATGTTCTATGTGTTGCACGGCGCGCGGATGCCTTCGGTTCTCGTTGAAACATCGTTTATCAGCAATGCGAAAGAAGAAAAACTGCTCCGCAACGCCGCCTACCGGCAAAAAATCGCCGAAGGAATTGCCGATGGCGTGACGGACTACCGCCGCGAGACGCAAATGGCGTTTCTTGCCAACTAA